Below is a genomic region from Halostella litorea.
CGCGGGCTTTTGGACGACGTGGACGACGTCGACGACCGCGTCCTCGCGGTCGCTGGCGAGCCGGCAGGCGAACTCGACGAGCCGCGTCTCCGTCCGCGGGTTCGAGATGGGCACGACGACGCGGTACGGGCCGTTCTCGTCGTCGGCGATCCGTTCGGCGGTGTCGACGAGCGGGACGTAGGAGCGCCCGACCAGGTCCCCGAACAGCCACTCGCCGACGGAGAGCTGGCGGTCCGCGCCCTCGAAGCGGGCCGATTCGAGGCGCTCCTCGGTCGTCTGGAAGTAGTTGACGGCGGTGACGAGCACGACCCCGCCCAGGGTGTTGCCGAGCAACACCGGGAGGACGAACTCGGTCATGCCGACCACCGGCGACAGGTCGCCGAGATACACCAGGTAGATCATCTCGGTGAACGAGACGACCGAGTGAAAGAGGCCGCCGATCGGGATCGAGAGGAACGCGATGTAGACGACGACGAGCCGGGAGATGGTGTCGCGGGCGGCGTACTCCACCCAGACGACGCCGGCGACGATCAGCCCGGCGAAGGCGGCCTTCGAGAACAGGGGCCACCAGCCCGTGTCGATCCCCTTCTGGGCGATGCTCGCCGCCGCGGTGGCCGCCTCCGGCGACAGCACGCCGCCGAACGCGAGCGCCGCCGCGCCGAGCGCGCCGCCGGTGAAGTTCCCGGCGAGCACGACCCCCCAGTTGCGCAACAGCGCCGGGACGCTCGCCAGCCGCTCCAGCGTCAGCGCGACCGGCGGGAGCGTCTGCTCGGTGTACAGCTGGTAGCCGCCGATGATGATGTAGACGAACCCGAGCGGGTACAGCATGGCGCTGAGGACCGGGTCACCGCCCGTGGAGGCGTACAGGGAGACGTACAGCAGGAACGTGATCGTGATCGCAAAGCCCGCGGCCAGCCCGCCGAAGAACAGTTCGCGGTTCCCCGCCGTGATCTCCTCGTCGGCGGCCGCGACGATCCGCTGGAACACCTCGTCCGACGAGAAGCGGTCGCGGACGACGCGTCCGACCGCCGGCGCGCCGCTCCGGGACCGTTCGACCGCCTCGCGTACCGCCTCCTCGCCCTCCGGGGGGTCGAGTTCGCGTTCGGGATCGTCCATACCCCGAACCCTCGTACGGCGGAACTAAACGTTTGGGTGACCCGTATCGTGGCCGGCCGGGTTTCGGAGCCGTCAGCGCCGCGCGGGCGTCTCGGTCCGCGGGCGCTCGGCGGCGCGGTCGGCCGCCTCGAACCCGGCGACGATGCCGCCGTTGAGGCTGCGCTCGGGGTACTGAGCGCGGCTCGCCATCCCCGCGTAGTACAGCCCGTCGGCCACCTCGTCGCCGAGGTCGTACGGGATCACCATGTCGAGGTAGCCCCGCT
It encodes:
- a CDS encoding formate/nitrite transporter family protein, which encodes MDDPERELDPPEGEEAVREAVERSRSGAPAVGRVVRDRFSSDEVFQRIVAAADEEITAGNRELFFGGLAAGFAITITFLLYVSLYASTGGDPVLSAMLYPLGFVYIIIGGYQLYTEQTLPPVALTLERLASVPALLRNWGVVLAGNFTGGALGAAALAFGGVLSPEAATAAASIAQKGIDTGWWPLFSKAAFAGLIVAGVVWVEYAARDTISRLVVVYIAFLSIPIGGLFHSVVSFTEMIYLVYLGDLSPVVGMTEFVLPVLLGNTLGGVVLVTAVNYFQTTEERLESARFEGADRQLSVGEWLFGDLVGRSYVPLVDTAERIADDENGPYRVVVPISNPRTETRLVEFACRLASDREDAVVDVVHVVQKPARTYGVGQTQRIVDESESLLADVGGTVGDYDVDWRTSTVITHRSFEEVFGIADRKRADLVVMGWGEDGLWDAARADRPIGELTNQLPCDFLVLKDRDLDPSRVLLPVVDGPNADLNGEVARALRARTGAEVSLLHVVDGPDERDAGERFLADWAAEHGLDDAPRTVYEGGDVEAVIEREAVDHTLLLVGATERGLLSRLVRGSLHYDIVGNVDCSVLLAERPTARSFRERLFGRR